ATTCCCCGGTCAGCTCGCCACCGTCCACCGGACGCCCTCCGCGCGCCCGTAGCCGACGGCCTCGACGTAGATGAAGTAGCCCTTGAGCCCGCTGATGAGCCGGCCGCTGAGGCGGAGCGGCTCGCCTGGCCGGGCCTCGGCCCAGCGGTACCCCTCCGAGTCCGGGTCGCGGAGGTACACCCGGAACCGCCCGCGCTCGACCGACGCCGTGGCCGTGACCGTCAGCCCAGCGTCCGTGTCGAACGAGACCGAGTGGCGCCCGCTCATCCAGCGGATCGTCCCCTCGACGCCGAGGCGCTTCTCGAACCCCGTCCGCACGCGCCCGCGCCGCCGGCTCCCCTGGACCCGGCCACGCCCGCGCGGCAGCTCCGACACGACGCCCGAGGTGGGGCCGAGCGGCTCGGCCGACACCACGAACGTCGTGTCGAGCGGCGGGCCCGGCGGAGCGTCCGGCCCGTAGAGCTGCGCGGCCCGCTGCCTCCGCTCCCACGCGTAGTACTCGTGCACGCCCCACCAACCGGCCGCGCCCAGGGTGCTGAGCGCGACGAGGCCGAGGCAGACGAGACCCATGGTGCGCACCGGAGGTTAGCGGCCCGCGAAGTGACAGTCGGCCAGTTCGATCACGCTCCGGTCCACCGAGCGGAGGGAGAGCGTCCACTCCTCGGTCACGATCCCGGTCAGGACCACGCGGCCCCGGTCCTCCGACGCGATCTCGGGCACCTCCTCGGCCATCACGCAGACGACGGTCTGCGGTCCGCGCTCGTCGCCCGGAGGCGCGAGCCCGACCGTCACCTTCTCCCCGCTCGGGAGCTGCGAGGTGGTCGTCCCGTTGTAGCGGCCGATGACGGAGACGCCGGTGCCGACCCACCCGAACATGGCGCCGTGGAGGTCCTGCGCTGAGATCGCCCCGTCCGGCGCCGCCTCTCCCACGCTCACAATCTCGCAGCCGTTGCCGAGTCGCATCTTGCCGCTGCTGGGCGCACTGACTTCCCCGCGTAGCACGAGGACCGCGTCCGGCTCGACTCGGTTCTCCTCGGGGCGCTCCGCCAGCCGGCAGGTGACGAGCCCCGCCTCGCGGTCGCCCTGACCGGGCTCGGCCGCCAGCGCGACGGTCTGCCCAATCTGGACCTTGCCATTCACGCTCGACGGCGCGTCCTGGACGTAGCCGTAGACCGTGACCGTTTTTCCGTAAGGCGCAGCGACGACATCGCGGAGGTCCTGGACGGGGATGGGCGTCTCGTAGTCCATCGTCGCGGGCGTGAGGCTCGGCAGCACGAAGGCCTCGGTCGAGTCGGGCACAGGCCCGGGGTCGGCGGGCGCGTCAGACGCCGTCGATGTCGGGACAGCGGGGAGGGCGGCGGCGGGGACAGGCTCGGCGTCGCCGCCGCACGCGAGGAGGGCGACGGGCAGGGCCAAGAGAAAGAGTCGAGTCATGGGGATGGAGGTCAAAGGTGGAGGGCGCGCCCCCACGCGGGCGCGGCCGAGGAGGTGACTAGCGCGCGACGGTCACTGGGACGGATCGGACCGCCGCGCCCTCCGCGATCCGGAGGAGGTAGGGGCCCGGCGCCAGCCCGGCGCCGTCGAGGCGGACGCGGTGCGCGCCGGCCGGCCGCTCGCCCTCCGACACGACGGCCACCTCGCGCCCGAGCACGTCGACCAGCGACACGCGGACCGGGCCGGCCTCGCCCGTCTCGAACGTGACCGTCGTCCCACCGGCGAACGGGTTGGGCGCGACGCCGAGCGCCGGTGTCGCCGTCGCGGAGGCGCGCGGCGCGCGCACGTCCGACGGCGCGGCGCCGTCCACGAGGTCGAACGGCACGATGATGGCGCTGCCGGCGAACGTGTGACGGTTGCCGTCGAGGCCATACGAGATCAGGACGAGGGCGTGCTCGGTGCCTACGAGCTCTTTGGCTCGCCCCCAGACCGCGTCCAGACCGAAGAGCGGATCCTCGTATCCGAGGTACGGCTTGTCGAAATAGGTGTCGCCGTCGCCCCAGATCCCGAACAGCGGGTCCTCGTAGCTCACACTGGGGTCCTCGTACCCGAACAGCGGCTCCTCATACCCGAGGCGTGGATCGTCGAAGCCGAAGAGGGGGTCCTCGTAGCCGACGTTCCCGGTCCCCCAGATCCCGAACAGCGGGTCCTCGTAGCCCTCGACCGGGCCGTGGCCGACTCGGATCAGCGGGTGCTTGCCCGGTGTCGCCCGGAGGTCGTCGGAGGTCACGCTCACGACCAGCTCGCCGTTGCGGACGAGCCCGTAGGCCATCTGCATCTTGGCGGGCTTGTCGACGACCACCTGGAGGTCGACGGCGGCGTCGAGGGCCCGGGCGATCCCGTTGAGCGACCGCTCCGGGAGTGGGACCGTGGTGCCGCCGACGTCGGCGGCGCGGAGGCCGAGGAGCGCGTCGGGCTTGAAGACGGGAGGCGGCTCGCAGTCGGTGCAGACTTGGGCCGAGGCGGACGGGGCGAGGGTGATCGCCGCGAGGGCGAGGGAGAGAATCGAGAGGCGAGTCATGGGTCTGGGGATGGGGTCGCGGGATGGGGTCACCCCGGCCGGCGTCCCGCACCGCCGGCTGGGCAGGACGGGTCTACTGGTTGGGGATCCGGTCGAGCGCCACGAACTGGTTGCTCAGACCGACGTGGTAGCCCGCGTCGAACGGCGGGCGCTGGGGCGCCGGGAGGCCCTCGGGGGCGAGCATCGTCAGCTCGTAGAGCTGCGCGGCGCCGAAGTCGTCGCGCCACGAGGGCTTCGTCGTGGCCACCACGACCGGGAGGCCCCATTGGATCACCTGCCCGAGGAGGTTGTGCTTGACCGGCCGCCAGTCGCCGCGGACGGCGACGGCGAGGACCTCGTACCCGTCGCCCCGCTGTCCCCAGCGGTCGTCCCCGCGGAGGTAGTCGAGGACGGCCCGGGCGTGCTGGGTCGGGGCGCCGCCGGCGTGGCCGGGCCACCGGTTCGTCGCGATCTGGTCGCGGAACGCGGACTCCATCTCGGCGACGAGCTCGATCGTCTCGGCCCGCATCTCGTTGAGGTCCGCGTTCGACGGGTCGTAGCGGAGCGCGAGGTCGGTCTGGTCGCGGATCCGCGCGGCCCACTCGAGGTCGTAGTCGTCGAGGTCGTCCTCGTTGCGGAGCGTCTCGAGCTGGAACCGGAGCGTGCCGACCTCGCCGGCCGCCTGCTCGCGCCGATAGGTCGCCGCGTCGGCGATGGCCTCGGTCATGGTCCGGAGGGCCCAGTCGAGGTCGCCCTCGAACGTGGCGCCGACCTCCATGTAGTCGGCGTCCTCGATCTCCATCCGGCGGAACGCCTGCTCGACGTTGAGCCAGAACTCGTCGTACTCGCCGTCGCTCCACCGCTCGGCGAGCGGGAGCATGGCGGCCTGGAGGGTGGGGAACGTGGCCTCGAGCGCCTCGATGCGCGCGAGGTCCTCCTCGGAGAGCTCCCGGACGTAGCCGGCGTCGAGGTCGCGGAGTTGGTCGCGGTGCGCGAAAAACACGGTCATGAGCTCCCGGGCGAGCGCGATGGCCTCCTGGCGCTCGGGGCTGGCTTCGAGGGCGGCGCGCTCGGCCGCCTCGCGGGCCCGAGAGGCCTCGAGCTGGCTGGGCCCGTCGGAGAGGCGTCGGCCGGACCGGGCGTCGTCGCGGCCGGTCACGTTCTCGACGGCCCGGCGGGCGCGGTCGCGGAGGTTGCCGAGCTGGGCCTGCGCGGGCATCGCGCTCAGCGCGATCGCCGTGAGACAGAGGGTGGAGAGAATTCGGGTCATGGGAATGGCGGAGGACGGGGACACCGAGCCCATACGTGGCCTCGACCCCGATCCCGCCATCGTCCTGTTTCTGCCCTACTTTCTTCCCGTTACGCGCCCCCGCCCATGGACGCCCCCGCCGGCCCCGTCACCCGACTCCTGTCGGACCACGCCGACGCGCCCGACCTCGTCGACCGGCTCGTGCCCCTCGTCTACGACGAGCTCCGCGAGGCCGCGCGCCGCCAGCTCCGCCGCGTCGGGCCGCAGACGATCCATACGACCGAGCTCGTCCACGAGGCCTACGCCAAGCTCGTCAGCTCGGCCCGGGTGCCGGCGTCGAGCCGGGCCCACTTTTTTGGCGCCGCCTCGCGCGCCATGCGGCAGGTCCTCGTCGACCGCGCCCGCGCCCGGACGGCCGCGAAGCGCTCGGGCGGCCAGCGCGTGACCGTAGACTTCGACCGGGCCGACCTCGGGGCCGACCCGGCCGAGGAGATCCTCGCCGTCCACGAGGCGCTCGAGCGGCTCGCCGAGTTTGACGCGCGCTCGGCGCGCGTCGTCGAGTGCCGCTTTTTCGGCGGCCTCACCGAGCCAGAGACGGCCGAGGCCCTCGGCATCAGCGAGCGGACCGTGACGCGCGACTGGGCCGACGCACGGGCTTGGCTCCGGGCCGCCCTCCAGGCGGAGGCGTGAGCGACGGCGGGGACCGGCACGGGGATCCGTATGGGGAGGCATCCCCCCCGCCCCCCATGATCACCGACCCCGACCGCTGGCGCACCGTCCGCCGGCTCCTCGGCGAGGCGCGCGAGCTGGCCCCCGCCGAGCGCGCCGCGTGGCTCGACCGCGCCCTCGACGACCCCGACCTCCGCGCCGAGGTCGCCGCGCTCCTCGCGGCCGATGACGACGCCGGCGGCTTCCTCGCGACGCCGGCCGCCGACCGCGCCGCCGACCTGTTCGAGGACACCGACGACGCCTTCCTCGGGCGCCGCGTCGGGCCGTGGCGGATCGAGGAGCGGATCGGCGAGGGCGGGATGGGCGTCGTGTTCCGCGCCGCGCGCGCCGACGCCGACTTCGAGCAGGAGGCGGCGCTCAAGCTGGTCGGCCGCGGGCTCGCGTCCCGCGCGCTCCTCGACCGGTTCCGACAGGAGCGGCGGATCCTCGCGCGGCTGGAGCACCCCGGGATCGCGCGCCTCCTCGACGGCGGCCTCAGCGAGGACGGCCAGCCGTACTTCGCCATGGAGCTCGTCCGCGGCGTCCCGCTCACGGCCTACGCCGACGAGCGCGACCTCGGGGTCCGCCAGCGGGTCCGGCTCCTCCGCGACGTCGCCGAGGCGGTCGCGGTCGCGCACCAGAACCTCGTGGTCCACCGCGACCTCAAGCCCTCGAACGTCCTCGTGGTCGAGGACGCCGACGGCCGGCCGGGCGTCAAGCTCCTCGACTTCGGCATCGCCAAGCTGCTGTCGGACGATGACGATGACGGGACGCTCACGGCGACGACGGCCCTCATGACGCCGGCGTATGCCGCGCCCGAGCAGGTCACCGGGGCGCCCGTCACCACGGCGACCGACGTCTACGCGCTCGGCGTCCTTCTCTACGAGTTGCTGGCCGGGCGGCGCCCGCACGACCTCGGCCCCGGCGCCGCGCCGACGGCCGTTGAGCGGGCCGTGTGCGAGACCGAGCCGCCCGCGCCGTCGGCCGTCGCCCCGCCCGCCCGCGCGCGGGCGCTCCGCGGCGACCTCGACACGATCGTGGGGAAGGCGCTCGCGAAGGAGCCCGCCCGGCGCTACGTCTCGGCGAGCGCGCTCGCGGAGGACCTGGGGCGCCACCTCGACGGCGTCCCCGTGGCGGCCCGGCGCCCGACGGTCGCCTACCGCGTGGGCTCGTTCGTGCGGAGGCACCCGGTCGGCGTCGGCCTCACGGCGCTCGCCGTCGTGTCGCTCGTGGTCGGGCTGGCCGGGACCGCGTGGCAGGCCCACGTCGCGGCCGTCGAGCGGGACCACGCCCGGACCGAGGCCGAGCGGGCCGAGCAGACGGCCGGCTTCCTCCGCGACCTGTTCGCGGCGTCGGACCCCCTGAACCCCGAGACCGAGGGCGACACGCTCCGCGCGCGGACGCTCCTGCTCCGCGGCGCCGCCCGCCTCCGCTCCGAGCTGGCCGACCAGCCCGGGGTCCGCGCGTCGCTCCAGCGGGAGGTCGCCGTGAGCCTCCGCAACCTCGGCCTGTACGCCGCCTCCGACTCGCTCCTCCGAGAGGCCATCGCCCTCCAGCGCGAGGCCGGCGACCGGGCCGCCCTGGCGACCTCGCTCTACGAGCGCTCGCTCACGCTCGACCGGCTCGGCGACTACGACGGGACGACCGAGACGGCCGCCGAGGCCCTCGCGCTCCGCCGCGCCGTGCTCGCCCCCGACGACCCCGACCTCGGGCGCGCGATGGACTGGATGGCCACCGTCCACGAGTGGAACGGCCTCCCCGACTCCGCGCTCGCGCTCGAACGCGAGGCCATCGCGCTGCTGGAGCGGGCCGTCCCCCCTGGCGACGACCGCCTCCTCCAGGCCCGCCACAACCTCGGCTGGATGCTCGTCCACCAGGGGCGGCCCGCCGAGGCCGTCCCGGTCTTCGAGCGGACCGTCGCCGAGGCCCGCGCCGCGGACCCGGACCACCCGGAGATCCCCGCGACGCTGACCGAGTGGGCCATCGCGCTCCGCCAGCTTGACCGGCTCGACGAGGCCGAGGCGCTCTACGACGAGGCCCTCGGCGCCCAACGCGCTCGCCTCGGCGCCGACCACGCGACGGTGGGCCTCACGCTCTCGAACAAGGCCCGCGTCTCGCTCGAACGCGGCGACCTCGACCGGGCTGAGGCGACGTACCGGGACGCCCTCCGCATCTTCCGCGCCCGCTTCGGCCCGGAGGCCTACACCAACGGCGTGGTCCTGACCCACCTCGCGAGCATCGCGCGCCAACGCGGTCAGCTCGCCGAGGCCGAGCGGCTGGTCCTCGAGGCCCTCGCGATCCACGTGGCCGCCTTCCCGGACGGAAGCGACTACACGGCCAGCACGCAGATCGAGCTCGCCCGCGTCCTCCAGGCCCGCGGACGCGTCGAGGCGGCCACCCCGCACGTGCGGGCCGCGCTCGCCACGCGGGAGGCGCAGTACGGGCCCGACCACCGCACGACCGCTGAGGCCCGCGAGCTGTTGGCTGACTTGACGGACGGCTGAGGGTCTCCGGTCCCGGACCGAGGCCGGGCGGGCCGGTCGACGACGCCGTCGGCGCGACCCGTCCCACCTCGTCGATCCCGCGTGGACGTGCAGGAGGAGTGCGCAGTGGTCGCGGGCTCGACCCGTGCGCGGCCGGCACGACGACGCCGAGCGGCGCGAGCACCGTGAGCAGGACGACGACGTCGAGGGCGCGTCGCTCTCGGTGCGGTAAGTGTACCGCGCGTCCCGGGCGCCGGAAACGGCGAGGACCCGCGCCTCCGCGTCGTAGAGACGGGCGGCCGGGTTCTCGGCATGGAGCCGCCCGAATGCGCGGGCGACGCCCCAGGGGCCCGCTCGGCCCCGTCGGATACGGAACCGACGGTCAGGGGGCCGCCCCCGTGCGAGCGGGCCGGAACCGCACCGTCACGGTGCCAAGGTCGGCGTGCGCCGTCCGCGTCTCCACGGGGTCGTCGTCCGCTCCGCCCGCCTTGGCACCGAGGCGGGCGGGGCCTGCTACCGCTTCAGATAGAGGTTCCGCATCTCGAACGGCTTCGAGATGTGCTCGTCCGTGATGTCGTCGACGAACGCGATGGCCTCGCCGGTCGACTTCATCTCGGGCCCGAGCTCCTTCGTGACCTCGGGGAACTTGTCCCACGAGAAGACCGGCTCCTTGACGGCGTAGCCCACCAGCGAGCTCTCCAGCTCGCCCGCCTCGCGGAACGTCTGGAGCGTCTCGCCGAGCATCAACATGGTGCCGATCCGGGCGATCGGGACGCCCGTCGCCTTCGCCACGAACGGGACCGTCCGCGAGGCGCGCGGGTTGGCCTCGATGACGTAGACCGTCTCCTTGCCGTCGCGCGTCTGGACCGCCAGCTGGCAGTTCATCATGCCGACGACGCCGAGCCGCTTGGCGATGTCCGCCACGTACTGGCGGATCGTGGCGACGGCCTCGTCCGAGAGGTCGTACGGCGGGAGGACGGCCGTCGAGTCGCCCGAGTGGACGCCTGCCGGCTCGATGTGCTGCATGACGCCCGCGATCCAGACCTCGTCGCCGTCGGAGAGGCAGTCGCAATCGATCTCGACGGCGTCCTCGAGGAAGAGGTCGAGCAGGATCTCGTTGTGCGGGAACAGCTTGAGGATGTTGGCGACGTACTCGGCCACCTCGTCCTTGTTGATCGCGATCCGCATGCCCTGCCCGCCCAGGACGTAGCTCGGCCGGATCAGGATCGGGTACCCGATCCGCTCGGCGACCTCGACGGCCTCCTCGACCGTGTGCGCCATGCCGTAGGGAGGGAACGGGATCTCCAGGTCGCGGAGCACGTGCGAGAACTTGCCGCGGTCCTCGGCGAGGTCCATGTTCTCGAACGGGGTCCCGAAGATGGGCAGCCCGTGGTCGACGATGTCGCGCGCCAGCTTGAGGGCGGTCTGGCCCCCGAGCTGGAGGATGATGCCGTCCGGGTCCTCGAGGTCGATGATGTCGGCGACGCGCTCCCAGAAGACCGGCTCGAAGTACAGCTTGTCGGCGATGTCGAAGTCGGTCGAGACCGTCTCCGGGTTGCAGTTGACCATGATGGCCTCGTAGCCCATCTCGCGCGCCGCGAGGACGCCGTGGACGCACGAGTAGTCGAACTCGATGCCCTGCCCGATCCGGTTCGGCCCGGAGCCGAGGATGAGCGCCTTTTTCCGGTCGCTCCGCTCCGACTCCGACTCGCCCTGGTCGTAGGTCGAGTAGAAGTACGGCGTCTGCGCCTCGAACTCGCCCGCGCACGTGTCGACGACGCGGTACGTCGGCGTGAGCCCGAGACCGATCCGGTGCTCGCGTACCTCCGCCTCGGAGGTCTCGCAGAGGGCGGCGATCTGGACGTCCGAGAACCCGTGCTGCTTGAGCGCCAGGAGGCGGTCGCGGCCGAGATCCGCCAGCGGCGTGCCCTCGGTCGCCGTCTCCATCCGCACGAGGTCCTGGACCTGGTGGAGGAACCACGGGTCGACCTTCGTCACGTCGTGGACCTCGGCGACGGAGGCGCCGAGGCGGAAGGCGTGGCGGATGTTGAGCAGCCGGTCCCAGTACGGCTTCGCGAGCCGCTCGCGGACGACGTGACGGTCGGGGAGCTCGCCGTCGAGACCGGCGTGCCCCTGCTCCAGGCTCTGGAACGCCTTCTGGATCGACTCGGTGAACGTCCGCCCGATCGCCATCACCTCGCCGACCGCCTTCATCTGCGTCGTCAGCTCCTCGTCGACGCCCTCGAACTTGTCGAAATTCCAGCGCGGGATCTTGGTGACCACGTAGTCGAGCGCGGGCTCGAAGCAGGCGCTCGTGGTGCCCGTGACCTCGTTGGGCAGCTCGTCGAGCGTGTAGCCGACGGCGAGCCGGGAGGCCACCTTCGCGATCGGGTAGCCCGTCGCCTTCGACGCGAGCGCCGACGACCGGCTCACGCGCGGGTTGATCTCGATCACGATCATC
This sequence is a window from Rubrivirga marina. Protein-coding genes within it:
- a CDS encoding T9SS type A sorting domain-containing protein; the protein is MTRLSILSLALAAITLAPSASAQVCTDCEPPPVFKPDALLGLRAADVGGTTVPLPERSLNGIARALDAAVDLQVVVDKPAKMQMAYGLVRNGELVVSVTSDDLRATPGKHPLIRVGHGPVEGYEDPLFGIWGTGNVGYEDPLFGFDDPRLGYEEPLFGYEDPSVSYEDPLFGIWGDGDTYFDKPYLGYEDPLFGLDAVWGRAKELVGTEHALVLISYGLDGNRHTFAGSAIIVPFDLVDGAAPSDVRAPRASATATPALGVAPNPFAGGTTVTFETGEAGPVRVSLVDVLGREVAVVSEGERPAGAHRVRLDGAGLAPGPYLLRIAEGAAVRSVPVTVAR
- a CDS encoding ECF-type sigma factor, yielding MDAPAGPVTRLLSDHADAPDLVDRLVPLVYDELREAARRQLRRVGPQTIHTTELVHEAYAKLVSSARVPASSRAHFFGAASRAMRQVLVDRARARTAAKRSGGQRVTVDFDRADLGADPAEEILAVHEALERLAEFDARSARVVECRFFGGLTEPETAEALGISERTVTRDWADARAWLRAALQAEA
- a CDS encoding protein kinase domain-containing protein; protein product: MITDPDRWRTVRRLLGEARELAPAERAAWLDRALDDPDLRAEVAALLAADDDAGGFLATPAADRAADLFEDTDDAFLGRRVGPWRIEERIGEGGMGVVFRAARADADFEQEAALKLVGRGLASRALLDRFRQERRILARLEHPGIARLLDGGLSEDGQPYFAMELVRGVPLTAYADERDLGVRQRVRLLRDVAEAVAVAHQNLVVHRDLKPSNVLVVEDADGRPGVKLLDFGIAKLLSDDDDDGTLTATTALMTPAYAAPEQVTGAPVTTATDVYALGVLLYELLAGRRPHDLGPGAAPTAVERAVCETEPPAPSAVAPPARARALRGDLDTIVGKALAKEPARRYVSASALAEDLGRHLDGVPVAARRPTVAYRVGSFVRRHPVGVGLTALAVVSLVVGLAGTAWQAHVAAVERDHARTEAERAEQTAGFLRDLFAASDPLNPETEGDTLRARTLLLRGAARLRSELADQPGVRASLQREVAVSLRNLGLYAASDSLLREAIALQREAGDRAALATSLYERSLTLDRLGDYDGTTETAAEALALRRAVLAPDDPDLGRAMDWMATVHEWNGLPDSALALEREAIALLERAVPPGDDRLLQARHNLGWMLVHQGRPAEAVPVFERTVAEARAADPDHPEIPATLTEWAIALRQLDRLDEAEALYDEALGAQRARLGADHATVGLTLSNKARVSLERGDLDRAEATYRDALRIFRARFGPEAYTNGVVLTHLASIARQRGQLAEAERLVLEALAIHVAAFPDGSDYTASTQIELARVLQARGRVEAATPHVRAALATREAQYGPDHRTTAEARELLADLTDG
- the carB gene encoding carbamoyl-phosphate synthase large subunit → MPKRTDISSILLIGSGPIVIGQACEFDYSGTQAARALRDEGYRVILVNSNPATIMTDPMTADAVYLQELTPKSIKQIVEKERPDAVLPTMGGQTALNLADQLQQEGYWEKEGIAVIGVDMDAVHTTEDRQAFRDLMERVGIDQARSRVAKSLLEAKEITQELAGGADGIRGFAPIVIRPSFTLGGAGGGIVWTEGEFDRKVTRGLELSPVHEVLIEECLFGWKEYELELLRDAKDNVVIICSIENLDPMGVHTGDSVTVAPQQTLTDQQYQRMRDAAIKAMRSIGTFAGGCNIQFAVDPASGRMIVIEINPRVSRSSALASKATGYPIAKVASRLAVGYTLDELPNEVTGTTSACFEPALDYVVTKIPRWNFDKFEGVDEELTTQMKAVGEVMAIGRTFTESIQKAFQSLEQGHAGLDGELPDRHVVRERLAKPYWDRLLNIRHAFRLGASVAEVHDVTKVDPWFLHQVQDLVRMETATEGTPLADLGRDRLLALKQHGFSDVQIAALCETSEAEVREHRIGLGLTPTYRVVDTCAGEFEAQTPYFYSTYDQGESESERSDRKKALILGSGPNRIGQGIEFDYSCVHGVLAAREMGYEAIMVNCNPETVSTDFDIADKLYFEPVFWERVADIIDLEDPDGIILQLGGQTALKLARDIVDHGLPIFGTPFENMDLAEDRGKFSHVLRDLEIPFPPYGMAHTVEEAVEVAERIGYPILIRPSYVLGGQGMRIAINKDEVAEYVANILKLFPHNEILLDLFLEDAVEIDCDCLSDGDEVWIAGVMQHIEPAGVHSGDSTAVLPPYDLSDEAVATIRQYVADIAKRLGVVGMMNCQLAVQTRDGKETVYVIEANPRASRTVPFVAKATGVPIARIGTMLMLGETLQTFREAGELESSLVGYAVKEPVFSWDKFPEVTKELGPEMKSTGEAIAFVDDITDEHISKPFEMRNLYLKR